The following are from one region of the Actinoplanes sp. L3-i22 genome:
- the galE gene encoding UDP-glucose 4-epimerase GalE, translating into MKVLVTGGAGYIGSTVASACIDAGITPVILDNLSTGSADFVQDRIFYQGDVGSSRLLAQIFADHPDIEATIHCAALASVEDSVRDPLAYYRENVAKTTTLLEALLAYGCHRLIFSSSAAIYRADGQPAISESAAIGATSPYGRTKVMAEQMFADVSASSPLRVISLRYFNPIGADPRMRSGRPGGRSTHALGLLIQAYQHGAPFKILGDRYETRDGTGLRDYVHVWDLALGHVAALRRFDTLLPPHGEHRYEAINLGSGNGATVRELVAAFESVVGRRVRVQQVGPRAGDVPGAYARTDKATELLGWHPTLTLPDGIRSALEWAASEAGKHHVLVPVQN; encoded by the coding sequence ATGAAGGTGCTCGTCACAGGCGGGGCCGGCTACATCGGCAGCACGGTGGCGTCGGCCTGTATCGACGCCGGCATCACGCCGGTCATTCTGGACAATCTCTCCACCGGCAGCGCCGACTTCGTGCAGGACCGGATCTTCTACCAGGGCGACGTCGGCTCGTCCCGGCTGCTGGCGCAGATCTTCGCCGACCACCCGGACATCGAGGCGACGATCCACTGTGCCGCGCTGGCCTCGGTGGAGGACTCGGTCCGCGACCCGCTCGCCTACTACCGCGAGAACGTGGCCAAGACGACCACGCTGCTGGAAGCGCTGCTGGCGTACGGCTGCCACCGGCTGATCTTCAGCTCCTCGGCGGCGATCTACCGGGCCGACGGGCAGCCGGCCATCAGCGAGTCGGCGGCGATCGGGGCGACCAGTCCGTACGGGCGCACCAAGGTAATGGCCGAGCAGATGTTCGCCGACGTCAGCGCGTCCAGCCCGCTTCGGGTGATCTCGCTGCGCTACTTCAACCCGATCGGGGCGGACCCGCGGATGCGCAGCGGACGGCCGGGCGGCCGCAGCACGCACGCCCTGGGTCTGCTGATCCAGGCGTACCAGCACGGTGCTCCGTTCAAGATCCTCGGGGACCGGTACGAGACCCGGGACGGCACCGGACTCCGCGACTACGTCCACGTCTGGGACCTGGCGCTCGGCCACGTCGCGGCGCTGCGCCGGTTCGACACCCTGCTGCCGCCGCACGGCGAGCACCGCTACGAGGCGATCAACCTGGGCAGCGGCAACGGCGCGACAGTGCGTGAGCTGGTCGCGGCGTTCGAGAGCGTGGTCGGCCGGCGCGTCCGGGTGCAGCAGGTGGGCCCGCGTGCCGGGGACGTGCCGGGCGCTTACGCCCGCACCGACAAGGCCACCGAGCTGCTCGGCTGGCACCCCACCCTGACCCTGCCCGACGGCATCCGCTCGGCCCTGGAGTGGGCCGCGAGCGAGGCCGGCAAACACCACGTGCTCGTCCCGGTCCAGAACTGA
- a CDS encoding thymidine kinase, giving the protein MDLTVILGPMKGGKSLEMISLLSPLQHTGIPHRIYQSARHGRDTAVTSRSGGSLETVKVHTLAGAADGAIEVIGVDEIHMFTVDDIAELGVAVRNGVKVVVAGIDLDHRGQLFAPVRALFELAPEKVIYRRAVCDVCRSLDATHTQVLEHGKPFIRELAPSTALPDDGTYTYEARCRRCVVLP; this is encoded by the coding sequence ATGGACCTGACCGTGATCCTCGGCCCGATGAAGGGCGGCAAGTCGCTCGAGATGATCAGCTTGCTGTCACCGCTGCAGCACACCGGCATCCCGCACCGGATCTACCAGTCCGCCCGGCACGGCCGGGACACCGCGGTGACCTCGCGATCCGGCGGCAGCCTGGAGACGGTGAAGGTGCACACGCTGGCCGGCGCGGCCGACGGCGCCATCGAGGTGATCGGCGTCGACGAGATCCACATGTTCACCGTGGACGACATCGCCGAGCTGGGCGTGGCGGTCCGCAACGGGGTCAAGGTGGTCGTCGCCGGGATCGACCTGGACCACCGGGGGCAGCTGTTCGCGCCGGTCCGGGCGCTGTTCGAGCTGGCGCCGGAGAAGGTGATCTACCGCCGGGCGGTCTGTGACGTCTGCCGGTCGCTGGACGCGACGCACACCCAGGTGCTGGAGCACGGCAAGCCGTTCATCCGGGAGCTGGCCCCGTCGACCGCACTGCCGGACGACGGGACGTACACCTACGAGGCCCGCTGCCGCCGCTGCGTCGTCCTCCCCTGA
- a CDS encoding molecular chaperone GrpE has product MDGSPVDQDGSAGEPEDADPDPLLGRLERVEAQLAEFHRRSAHRESIIDRLHEENQQFRDGLRRVILEPVVSDLLRLHDAMAREAQRLSADDPRAAKLMAGFADDVALAVDRCGYELFPAVAGEPFTTGRHAPAGAVPTADPSLDATVAEPLSAGLLEIETGKVRRAARARIHRYQAPPAPDDAIDLALADDHPDPVGSE; this is encoded by the coding sequence GTGGACGGAAGCCCGGTAGACCAAGACGGGTCGGCCGGTGAGCCGGAAGACGCCGATCCGGACCCGCTGCTCGGCCGCCTGGAGCGGGTCGAGGCGCAGCTGGCCGAGTTCCACCGGCGCTCGGCCCACCGCGAGTCGATCATCGACCGGCTGCACGAGGAGAACCAGCAGTTCCGCGACGGCCTGCGCCGGGTGATCCTGGAGCCGGTCGTCTCCGATCTGCTGCGGCTGCACGACGCGATGGCCCGCGAGGCCCAGCGCCTGAGCGCCGACGACCCGCGCGCCGCCAAACTGATGGCCGGCTTCGCCGACGACGTCGCGCTCGCCGTCGACCGCTGCGGCTACGAGTTGTTCCCGGCGGTCGCCGGCGAGCCGTTCACCACCGGGCGGCACGCGCCGGCCGGTGCCGTGCCGACCGCGGATCCGAGCCTCGACGCCACCGTCGCCGAGCCGCTCTCCGCCGGCCTGCTGGAGATCGAGACTGGCAAGGTGCGCCGCGCCGCCCGCGCCCGCATCCACCGCTACCAGGCGCCCCCTGCCCCGGACGACGCGATCGATCTGGCGTTGGCCGATGACCATCCTGACCCCGTCGGAAGCGAGTGA
- a CDS encoding Hsp70 family protein gives MATFGIDLGTTYSCVAHIDDTGRPAIIKNRPGDDTTPSVVYFESPDNVVVGKEAKAVAKIQPDLVVSLIKRQMGKSFEITVHGQTHTPESISALILRELADAAGENLGEPVHDVVITVPAYFGVAERNATRKAGEIAGLNVLSIVDEPVAAALHYDAINTGGTKTLFVYDLGGGTFDTTVIKISPDEIQVVCTDGDHHLGGADWDDRLAEFLLEQFQAEHPETQAADDEEFLQELAAGAEDIKKQLSRMQSRRFNARFGGDTSQIEVTREKFDELTSELLARTVTITERTLRTAAERGITEFDDVLLVGGSSRMPAVTTALESLGLKPRMHDPDLAVAKGAARYALIESLKVHLPEGGGEAPAALVEEVAEQLNIPVEKVRALAGKRVATVVPRAFGVKVVNQAGGRDEHYTVEHVLRANTPLPAETEPQRFGTAYPNQVEVSIEIWEQSGSVESEALADNEHIAEGLISGLPPLPANSPIDITFQMAADGLLKVHAVELKTRRDLHIEVQIKGGLTDDQVDAARSAVARYHVSA, from the coding sequence ATGGCCACCTTCGGCATCGACCTGGGTACGACGTATTCCTGCGTCGCCCACATCGACGACACCGGCCGCCCGGCGATCATCAAGAACCGGCCCGGCGACGACACCACGCCGTCGGTCGTCTACTTCGAGAGCCCGGACAACGTGGTCGTCGGCAAGGAGGCGAAGGCGGTCGCCAAGATCCAGCCGGACCTGGTGGTCTCGCTGATCAAGCGGCAGATGGGCAAGTCGTTCGAGATCACCGTGCACGGGCAGACGCACACCCCGGAGTCGATCTCCGCGCTGATCCTCCGCGAGCTGGCCGACGCCGCCGGGGAGAATCTCGGCGAGCCGGTGCACGACGTGGTGATCACCGTCCCGGCCTACTTCGGGGTCGCCGAGCGCAACGCCACCCGCAAGGCCGGTGAGATCGCCGGGCTGAACGTGCTGAGCATCGTGGACGAGCCGGTCGCGGCGGCGCTGCACTACGACGCGATCAACACCGGAGGAACAAAAACCCTGTTTGTGTACGACCTGGGCGGCGGAACCTTCGACACCACCGTCATCAAGATCTCGCCCGACGAGATCCAGGTCGTCTGCACCGACGGTGACCACCACCTCGGCGGCGCCGACTGGGACGACCGGCTGGCCGAGTTCCTGCTGGAGCAGTTCCAGGCCGAGCACCCGGAGACCCAGGCCGCCGACGACGAGGAGTTCCTGCAGGAGCTCGCGGCCGGCGCCGAGGACATCAAGAAGCAGCTGAGCCGGATGCAGAGCCGCCGGTTCAACGCCCGCTTCGGCGGCGACACCTCGCAGATCGAGGTCACCCGGGAGAAGTTCGACGAGCTCACCTCGGAGCTGCTGGCCCGCACGGTCACGATCACCGAGCGGACCCTGCGGACCGCCGCCGAGCGGGGCATCACCGAGTTCGACGACGTGCTGCTGGTCGGCGGTTCGAGCCGGATGCCGGCGGTCACCACGGCGCTGGAGTCGCTCGGCCTCAAACCGCGGATGCACGACCCGGACCTGGCCGTCGCCAAGGGCGCGGCCCGGTACGCCCTGATCGAGTCGCTCAAGGTGCACCTGCCCGAGGGCGGCGGCGAGGCCCCGGCCGCGCTCGTCGAGGAGGTCGCCGAGCAGCTCAACATCCCGGTGGAGAAGGTGCGGGCGCTGGCCGGCAAGCGGGTCGCCACGGTGGTCCCGCGGGCGTTCGGCGTCAAGGTCGTCAACCAGGCCGGCGGCCGGGACGAGCACTACACGGTCGAGCACGTGCTGCGGGCGAACACGCCGTTGCCGGCCGAGACCGAGCCGCAGCGTTTCGGCACGGCGTACCCGAATCAGGTCGAGGTCTCGATCGAGATCTGGGAGCAGTCCGGCTCGGTCGAGTCGGAGGCGCTGGCCGACAACGAGCACATCGCCGAGGGCCTGATCAGCGGTCTGCCGCCGCTGCCGGCGAACTCGCCGATCGACATCACCTTCCAGATGGCCGCCGACGGTCTGCTGAAGGTGCACGCGGTCGAGCTGAAGACCCGTCGGGACCTGCACATCGAGGTGCAGATCAAGGGCGGGCTGACCGACGACCAGGTGGACGCGGCGCGGTCCGCGGTGGCCCGCTACCACGTCTCGGCGTGA
- a CDS encoding GTPase-associated protein 1-related protein, whose protein sequence is MGVPQMYYTSCESGLAGFPGFQFNAATPGVPGAVLRRVEQATSYEPPRSIGYEPTADQLAATPVNLCYLPGSGGEPAILANTVFIGNDYSQRFGNYFVHALSVTPRDLGGARPIDFWGAAFWARDEVRGAELPELEPVPSQAFEAAWTDAFLAEGRSGRVARMLTAVERAIVTGDRPVIVVAERTADVAHWIAALCELLPPAMVGRFAFATYQFRPGRGREHLVGTVPTSDFTVTDAALRSFAVFDLAGGAESGGDEHPLAELVAAIGAEDVRLVWELADQLAAGTERDFDGWYPVAASAALCARLPVNDGDLAAVLAWLPGNAARLAPETVAQIAEECLDHEALTLPQCLVLVAVAAGAQSPDLHANTEVSAFERLLRDPAAAPADVPRLATRAGAEYARQQVTTRLDGAAPDAGSVAVLSLAVRTRVELSDGEFEGYGHDLITPLLLADPEQPPPAVLRSVPALRRGLLRGLDEALAARARGVLAALVRLAGDAVPEEEFKAHRPLWRLLAVSRAADDPRERIPALKRLTDAGPPERAVVAALWPQGWQLDDAAEAVRAVPKRFWESDALLGLLDDVLSATRVPAGGWAHYVTASDFAAENGLTGRLSEPARAHVEQLRRARDLVRKPKSAREAIAYYGQIEPPARAWLGGQLPGLLLRLDARTLSEVLLEVPSEIRRHYREQLAEELKAADLDAAATAFELFHRFTGVQPDHARKLDEVLTATVARWRSRDLDTLEKLLSQSKVDGLAEHVTEWRETRVPRGLGRFLPRRR, encoded by the coding sequence ATGGGCGTCCCGCAGATGTACTACACGTCGTGCGAGTCCGGCCTGGCCGGTTTCCCGGGCTTCCAGTTCAACGCGGCCACCCCGGGCGTGCCGGGGGCGGTGCTGCGGCGGGTGGAGCAGGCGACGTCGTACGAGCCACCCCGCTCGATCGGTTACGAGCCGACCGCCGACCAGCTCGCCGCCACCCCGGTCAACCTCTGCTACCTGCCGGGCAGCGGCGGCGAGCCGGCGATCCTGGCGAACACCGTCTTCATCGGCAACGACTACTCGCAGCGCTTCGGGAACTACTTCGTGCACGCGCTCAGCGTCACCCCGCGGGACCTGGGCGGGGCCCGGCCGATCGACTTCTGGGGCGCGGCGTTCTGGGCCCGGGACGAGGTGCGCGGGGCTGAGCTTCCGGAGTTGGAACCCGTACCGTCGCAAGCCTTTGAAGCGGCCTGGACCGACGCCTTCCTGGCCGAAGGCCGCAGCGGCCGGGTGGCGCGGATGCTGACCGCGGTCGAGCGGGCGATCGTCACCGGCGACCGGCCGGTGATCGTGGTGGCCGAGCGGACCGCGGACGTCGCGCACTGGATCGCCGCGCTCTGCGAGCTGCTGCCGCCGGCGATGGTCGGCCGGTTCGCGTTCGCCACCTACCAGTTCCGCCCCGGACGCGGCCGGGAACATCTCGTCGGTACCGTCCCGACCAGCGATTTCACCGTGACCGACGCGGCGCTGCGCAGCTTCGCGGTCTTCGATCTGGCCGGTGGCGCCGAGTCCGGCGGCGACGAGCATCCGCTGGCCGAGCTGGTGGCCGCGATCGGCGCCGAGGACGTCCGGCTGGTCTGGGAGCTGGCCGACCAGCTCGCCGCCGGCACCGAACGGGACTTCGACGGGTGGTACCCGGTGGCCGCGTCCGCCGCGCTCTGCGCCCGGCTGCCGGTCAACGACGGTGACCTGGCCGCGGTCCTGGCCTGGCTGCCCGGCAACGCGGCCCGGCTGGCGCCGGAGACGGTCGCCCAGATCGCCGAGGAGTGTCTCGACCACGAGGCGCTGACCCTGCCGCAGTGCCTGGTCCTGGTCGCCGTCGCGGCCGGCGCGCAGAGCCCGGACCTGCACGCGAACACCGAGGTCAGCGCGTTCGAGCGGCTGCTGCGCGACCCGGCCGCGGCGCCCGCCGACGTGCCCCGGCTGGCCACCCGGGCCGGCGCGGAGTACGCCCGTCAGCAGGTCACCACCCGCCTCGACGGGGCCGCGCCGGACGCCGGCTCGGTGGCCGTGCTGAGCCTGGCCGTACGCACCCGGGTCGAGCTCTCCGACGGCGAGTTCGAGGGCTATGGCCACGACCTGATCACCCCGCTGCTGCTGGCCGACCCGGAGCAGCCGCCCCCGGCCGTCCTGCGCAGCGTCCCGGCCCTGCGGCGCGGCCTGCTCCGCGGGCTCGACGAGGCGCTCGCCGCCCGGGCCCGCGGCGTGCTGGCCGCCCTGGTCCGGCTGGCCGGCGACGCCGTGCCGGAGGAGGAGTTCAAGGCGCATCGTCCACTGTGGCGACTGCTCGCGGTGTCCCGCGCGGCCGACGACCCGCGCGAGCGGATCCCGGCCCTGAAGCGGCTCACCGACGCCGGGCCGCCGGAGCGGGCGGTGGTCGCCGCGCTCTGGCCGCAGGGCTGGCAGCTGGACGACGCGGCCGAGGCGGTCCGGGCCGTACCGAAGCGGTTCTGGGAGTCGGACGCGCTGCTCGGCCTGCTGGACGACGTGCTGTCGGCGACCCGGGTGCCGGCCGGCGGCTGGGCGCATTACGTCACGGCGAGCGACTTCGCCGCCGAGAACGGGCTCACCGGCCGGCTGTCCGAGCCCGCCCGCGCCCACGTCGAGCAGCTGCGCCGGGCCCGGGACCTGGTCCGCAAGCCGAAGTCGGCCCGCGAGGCGATCGCGTACTACGGGCAGATCGAGCCGCCGGCCCGCGCCTGGCTCGGCGGTCAGCTGCCCGGCCTGCTGCTCCGGCTGGACGCCAGGACGCTGTCCGAGGTGCTGCTGGAGGTGCCCTCGGAGATCCGCCGGCACTACCGCGAGCAGCTGGCCGAGGAGCTGAAGGCGGCCGACCTGGACGCCGCGGCGACCGCCTTCGAGCTGTTCCACCGGTTCACCGGCGTCCAGCCGGACCACGCCCGCAAGCTCGACGAGGTGCTCACCGCCACCGTCGCCCGCTGGCGGTCCCGGGACCTGGACACCCTGGAGAAGCTGCTCTCCCAGAGCAAAGTCGACGGACTGGCCGAACACGTCACGGAGTGGCGGGAGACCCGGGTGCCGCGCGGCCTCGGGCGCTTCCTGCCACGCCGGCGTTGA
- a CDS encoding CHAT domain-containing protein, producing MRTYAAIALAASGNGDPIEAVAALERLPADAPARGTLATALLWPLLANLQVDLTTLDRLARVLAIAEADPPATPKWPGLRAGARVAALMADTLADRVTDPHAALAELDRLATEAGPDTPFVPILESARIGLTLMTALHDGDESAYRRLPEQLAAMRARAGPGARSLPLEPQLALIDALVEAMHARRRGTDPAVALRRVRAAAERLPADDPLRGMALQHLGVLAGDTTPPGTDWTTDQDRALHRGFAAAQMLGRGEETDPAKIETAIGHLREAVALTPPDDLNRAFHLAGLAMGLFRRTEVTNSTAGLDEALAVITEARRLAGDADHPHWSLINDILDAVQQRLGHAPTPAWQDAMRGHTFHVMVQSDLAGATMAAADAGRDALDFARRSLHDRDPAGAIRALDAGRGLALFAATEVGRVPARLRAAGRADLAVRWDAALASGDPERLPTTLRREAFRVLTGQGMAALLDPPELPEIRAALRKLDADVLVYLAPGERGLPGHAVLAPADGPPAYLTLPNLHLDQDVDVERYLSTAARRDLGPADDEPDAAFTGSLDALCRWAWRAAMGPIVDQYLPRLRDQPSGRPPRIVLVPTGRLALIPWPAARRPDGRYAIESAAISQVVSARMLCHAAALPPVPLAPTGLIVGDPDTGGVADDLPAARVEAYAIRRTFYPGARYVGRRRDDSVSPTGPGTAAEVRDWLVSSSPGAGAVLHLACHGFASTGTGTAYLLLAGGDRLAAETLGPLLARAPERAIGLIVLAGCHTGRAISGYDEAYSLGTAFLAAGVRSVLSTLWPIPDAATSVLMFMFHHYLRVERRPVWDALHQAQLWMIDPKRRLPDRMPGELRDELARTDPAEAAAWAGFVHWGR from the coding sequence TTGCGGACGTACGCCGCAATCGCGCTGGCCGCCTCCGGAAACGGCGACCCGATCGAGGCGGTCGCCGCCCTGGAGCGGTTGCCGGCCGACGCGCCCGCCCGTGGCACCCTGGCCACCGCCCTGCTCTGGCCGCTACTGGCGAACCTGCAGGTAGATCTAACGACGCTGGATCGGCTGGCCCGGGTGCTCGCGATCGCCGAGGCGGATCCGCCGGCCACCCCCAAGTGGCCCGGTCTGCGGGCCGGCGCCCGGGTCGCCGCGCTGATGGCGGACACCCTGGCCGACCGGGTCACCGACCCGCACGCCGCCCTGGCCGAGCTGGACCGGCTCGCCACCGAGGCCGGCCCGGACACCCCGTTCGTCCCGATCCTCGAGTCCGCCCGGATCGGTCTCACCCTGATGACCGCCCTGCACGACGGCGACGAGTCGGCCTACCGCCGGCTGCCGGAACAACTGGCGGCGATGCGCGCCCGGGCCGGCCCGGGCGCGCGGTCGCTGCCGCTCGAGCCGCAGCTCGCGCTGATCGACGCGCTCGTCGAGGCGATGCACGCGCGGCGGCGCGGCACCGACCCGGCCGTGGCACTGCGCCGGGTCCGGGCGGCCGCCGAGCGGCTGCCGGCCGACGATCCGCTGCGCGGCATGGCGCTGCAGCACCTGGGCGTGCTGGCCGGCGACACCACGCCGCCCGGCACGGACTGGACCACCGATCAGGACCGGGCCCTGCACCGGGGGTTCGCCGCGGCCCAGATGCTCGGCCGGGGCGAGGAGACCGACCCGGCGAAGATCGAGACGGCGATCGGGCACCTGCGCGAGGCGGTCGCACTGACCCCGCCGGACGACCTCAACCGCGCGTTCCACCTGGCCGGCCTCGCGATGGGCCTGTTCCGGCGGACCGAGGTGACCAACTCGACCGCCGGGCTGGACGAGGCGCTGGCGGTGATCACCGAGGCCCGGCGGCTGGCCGGGGACGCCGACCACCCGCACTGGTCGCTGATCAACGACATCCTCGACGCCGTGCAGCAGCGCCTCGGCCACGCCCCGACCCCGGCCTGGCAGGACGCGATGCGCGGGCACACGTTCCACGTGATGGTCCAGTCCGACCTGGCCGGGGCGACCATGGCGGCCGCCGACGCGGGCCGGGACGCGCTCGACTTCGCCCGCCGCAGCCTGCACGACCGCGACCCGGCCGGCGCGATCCGGGCGCTGGACGCCGGCCGCGGCCTGGCCCTGTTCGCCGCGACCGAGGTGGGCCGGGTCCCGGCCCGGCTGCGCGCGGCCGGGCGGGCCGACCTGGCGGTGCGCTGGGACGCCGCGCTGGCCTCGGGCGACCCCGAACGGTTGCCGACCACGCTGCGCCGGGAGGCGTTCCGGGTGCTGACCGGGCAGGGCATGGCGGCCCTGCTGGACCCGCCCGAGCTGCCGGAGATCCGGGCGGCGCTGCGCAAGCTGGACGCCGACGTGCTGGTCTACCTGGCCCCGGGCGAGCGCGGCCTACCCGGGCACGCGGTGCTCGCCCCGGCCGACGGCCCGCCCGCCTATCTCACCCTGCCGAACCTGCACCTGGACCAGGACGTCGACGTCGAGCGGTACCTGAGCACCGCCGCGCGACGGGACCTGGGCCCGGCCGACGACGAGCCGGACGCGGCGTTCACCGGCAGCCTGGACGCGTTGTGCCGGTGGGCGTGGCGGGCCGCGATGGGCCCGATCGTCGACCAGTACCTGCCCCGCCTGCGGGACCAGCCGTCCGGGCGCCCACCCCGGATTGTGCTGGTCCCGACCGGTCGGCTGGCGCTCATCCCCTGGCCGGCGGCCCGCCGCCCGGACGGCCGGTACGCGATCGAGTCGGCCGCGATCTCCCAGGTGGTCTCGGCGCGGATGCTGTGCCACGCGGCCGCGCTCCCGCCGGTGCCGCTCGCGCCGACCGGCCTGATCGTCGGCGACCCGGACACCGGCGGGGTGGCCGACGACCTGCCGGCGGCGCGCGTCGAGGCGTACGCGATCCGCCGCACCTTCTACCCCGGCGCCCGCTACGTCGGCCGCCGCCGCGACGACAGCGTCAGCCCCACCGGCCCGGGCACCGCCGCCGAGGTCCGGGACTGGCTGGTCTCGTCCTCCCCGGGCGCCGGCGCGGTCCTGCACCTGGCCTGCCACGGTTTCGCCTCGACCGGCACGGGCACGGCCTACCTGCTGCTCGCCGGCGGTGACCGGCTCGCCGCCGAGACGCTCGGCCCGCTGCTGGCCCGCGCGCCGGAGCGGGCGATCGGCCTGATCGTGCTGGCCGGCTGCCACACCGGGCGGGCGATCAGCGGCTACGACGAGGCGTACAGCCTGGGCACCGCGTTCCTGGCGGCCGGCGTGCGCTCGGTGCTCTCCACGCTGTGGCCGATCCCGGACGCCGCCACCTCGGTGCTGATGTTCATGTTCCACCACTACCTGCGGGTCGAGCGTCGCCCGGTCTGGGACGCCCTGCACCAGGCGCAACTCTGGATGATCGACCCGAAGCGGCGGCTGCCCGACCGGATGCCCGGCGAGTTGCGCGACGAGCTGGCCCGCACCGATCCGGCCGAGGCCGCCGCCTGGGCCGGGTTCGTCCACTGGGGACGCTGA
- a CDS encoding caspase family protein, with product MTVFALLAGIDAYAAKDVPDLRGCRNDVVAAAAFLASRSTAARVLRLHDAAATRAAVIDGLHRHLGQAGPGDTALFWFSGHGSQVRVPPGLAHLETGPMMQTLVCADSRTPGVPDLLDKELSLLLDAIAGRGAHVVVVLDSCHSAGASRRTVRVRSVRPSLRVADRPPVLLPELGGRPYAEVGRADVRHVALAAARRTELAQELELDGAPRGVFSWALLRALGRLGGSATYRRLLVAARVDVEARVAGQVPQLDPELPGLADQPFLGGATAAPGAGMLLRHGRDGWELDAGACHGLPVGDDELRVAVVDAGRPREARVTRVLTERSLVTPLGWAPDPERQYPVVFSRVPPPRTTVTGLPAEEIQRSAFVRPAAPDEEPELRVVGGARIVSPEGEVPAGPGTVPQRLEHVARWRQIRALANPLSRLAGAVALELRPGDPDAEPIEPEGGVIHLASDQVYIRMYNRTDRPLYCVLLNLTSRYRVHAGLFPGAFLDARSTGWALGRKPVRITRSAAEPGRRSWWRPAPTVEPLRDWLKLLVAEEQFGSAPFELPGIDAAGDPRRGPIRLRGPHFRADAEPACDWTTVTVPMVTELPQ from the coding sequence GTGACGGTTTTCGCGCTGCTTGCCGGGATTGACGCGTACGCCGCGAAAGACGTCCCCGACCTGCGCGGATGCCGCAACGACGTGGTCGCCGCCGCGGCGTTCCTGGCCAGCCGGAGCACCGCGGCCCGCGTGCTGCGGCTGCACGACGCGGCGGCCACCCGGGCCGCCGTGATCGACGGGCTGCACCGGCACCTCGGCCAGGCCGGCCCGGGCGACACCGCGCTGTTCTGGTTCAGCGGCCACGGCTCGCAGGTCCGGGTGCCGCCGGGCTTGGCGCACCTGGAGACCGGCCCGATGATGCAGACCCTGGTCTGCGCGGACAGCCGCACCCCGGGCGTGCCGGACCTGCTCGACAAGGAGTTGTCGCTGCTGCTGGACGCGATCGCCGGGCGGGGCGCGCACGTCGTGGTGGTGCTGGACAGCTGTCACAGCGCGGGGGCGAGCCGGCGGACGGTCCGGGTGCGGTCGGTGCGGCCCAGCCTGCGGGTCGCGGACCGGCCGCCGGTGCTGCTGCCCGAGCTGGGCGGGCGGCCGTACGCGGAGGTCGGCCGGGCGGACGTCCGGCACGTCGCGCTGGCCGCGGCCCGGCGCACCGAGCTCGCCCAGGAGCTGGAGCTGGACGGCGCGCCGCGCGGGGTCTTCAGCTGGGCGCTGCTGCGGGCGCTAGGCCGGCTCGGCGGCTCGGCGACCTACCGCCGGCTGCTGGTCGCGGCCCGGGTCGACGTCGAGGCCCGGGTGGCCGGGCAGGTCCCGCAGCTCGATCCGGAGCTGCCGGGCCTAGCCGACCAGCCATTTCTCGGCGGCGCGACGGCCGCGCCCGGCGCCGGGATGCTGCTCCGGCACGGCCGGGACGGCTGGGAGCTGGACGCCGGCGCCTGCCACGGCCTGCCGGTGGGCGACGACGAGCTGCGGGTCGCGGTGGTGGATGCCGGCCGGCCGCGCGAGGCCCGGGTGACCCGGGTGCTGACCGAGCGCAGTCTGGTCACCCCGCTCGGCTGGGCGCCCGATCCGGAGCGGCAGTACCCGGTGGTGTTCTCCCGGGTGCCGCCGCCGAGGACCACGGTCACCGGCCTTCCGGCCGAGGAGATTCAAAGATCAGCTTTTGTACGCCCGGCCGCCCCCGACGAGGAGCCGGAGCTGCGCGTGGTCGGCGGCGCCCGGATCGTGTCACCGGAGGGCGAGGTGCCGGCCGGTCCCGGGACGGTGCCGCAGCGCCTGGAGCACGTCGCCCGCTGGCGGCAGATCCGTGCCCTGGCGAATCCGCTGTCCCGCCTGGCCGGGGCGGTCGCCCTGGAGCTCCGCCCGGGTGATCCGGACGCCGAGCCGATCGAGCCCGAGGGCGGCGTCATCCACCTGGCGTCCGACCAGGTCTACATCCGGATGTACAACCGCACCGACCGTCCGCTCTACTGCGTGCTCCTCAACCTGACCAGCCGGTACCGGGTGCACGCCGGGCTGTTCCCGGGCGCGTTCCTCGACGCCCGGTCGACCGGCTGGGCGCTGGGCCGCAAACCGGTGCGGATCACGAGATCGGCCGCCGAGCCGGGCCGCCGCTCCTGGTGGCGGCCGGCGCCGACCGTGGAGCCGCTGCGGGACTGGCTGAAGCTGCTGGTCGCCGAGGAGCAGTTCGGCTCGGCACCGTTCGAGCTGCCCGGCATCGACGCGGCCGGTGACCCCCGGCGTGGCCCGATCCGGCTGCGCGGGCCGCACTTCCGGGCGGACGCCGAGCCCGCCTGCGACTGGACCACTGTGACCGTCCCGATGGTCACCGAGCTTCCTCAGTAG